Proteins encoded in a region of the Leptolyngbya sp. FACHB-261 genome:
- a CDS encoding response regulator transcription factor: MSSASAIRILIVDDHPPVREGLSALLEREADMTIIAQAGDGQEAIALFRQHQPDVTLMDLRMPRMEGADAVAAIRAEFPEARIIVLTTYDGDEDIYRGLRAGARGYLLKDAPCQELFDAIRAVHSGQKHIASTVAVKLTERIGGLELTERELEVLQHLVAGKSSQEIATALAITSGTVKFHINNILVKLGVSDRTQAVVVALKRGLARLG; the protein is encoded by the coding sequence ATGAGTAGTGCCAGCGCCATTCGGATTCTGATTGTGGATGATCATCCACCCGTGCGCGAGGGTCTATCCGCGCTGTTGGAGCGCGAAGCTGATATGACAATCATTGCTCAGGCCGGAGACGGGCAGGAGGCCATTGCTCTATTCCGTCAGCATCAACCAGACGTAACACTCATGGACTTGCGCATGCCACGCATGGAGGGAGCGGATGCCGTTGCTGCGATCCGAGCCGAATTTCCTGAGGCTCGGATCATTGTTCTGACGACCTATGACGGGGACGAGGACATCTATCGGGGTTTGAGGGCGGGTGCGCGCGGCTATTTGCTTAAAGATGCCCCTTGCCAAGAACTATTTGATGCCATTCGTGCTGTGCATAGTGGGCAAAAGCACATTGCCTCAACCGTAGCAGTCAAGCTGACCGAACGGATTGGTGGCCTAGAACTTACAGAGCGGGAGCTAGAAGTGCTCCAGCACTTGGTGGCCGGTAAAAGCAGCCAGGAAATCGCTACTGCTCTGGCAATTACCAGTGGCACAGTCAAGTTTCATATCAACAATATTTTGGTCAAACTGGGAGTCAGCGACCGGACACAAGCCGTGGTAGTAGCACTCAAACGAGGCCTTGCGCGTCTAGGGTAA
- a CDS encoding GAF domain-containing protein: MPEAQATNANQAMSTESDSGDRITTELRCAQAEIETLRAALAQQQQIEQSLRGQVKAAQVQERQFAKANEALRRTGDRLAHESDLKAFLGYVILEAAQQLGAAAGHFTVLQPERNTLSTVATVLEGRLEIQPFPPEVSVDASPFFEILLQSRQPRFFNLVEEAHLFWPGTLAFHQEQGHQSIVAFALRLNEQPIGHIGLAFREQEQVAEQQMELFQSLAQQATLAIQLTRLAEEAKQAAILKKRERAAQERAAELAKANNVLKRAVGKLSEQPELQAFLGHVLTEAAEQIGACSNALFSYDKATHTLSMKAIYLHGQIVDIATDPRLETFREVIPADLSPSWNAIQSGWIVTHEMAATDPNSFPQAPSFHREMGHETVVAVPLVVGGQVIGFMAPCFREWLEPNPEKIELVQALAHQATLALELTRLAEEAKQTALIKVQEKAAQDRAAELEQVNTHLPQALDQLAESEERYRTLFELSSEGFHYAKLDPPFPVNLPIEEQFKLFCQNLRLEEVNSAFAAMYGVENPEDLTGLEIADFHVEDSEKNRKFIRTVLENNYRVRNVETEEIDAQGQQRYFLNNIVANIKDGYVVDVWGAQIDVTELRRTQQALLQAEQERTAELTKAKDALKQSLDVLAKEPDLDKFLGHVLGVIANQFQAPITEYWYHPEGDIAHIGLMSRQGQTLDREEISQVFPTHPGLTGFRVPPELMGVESLQQRKECLIYEDHSTNSFTKHCEWIAAVGLYKEINVPMVLGDTCIGALIIRLPREHQVTAQQIELAQALVHQASLAVQLTRLAEEAKQAAIAREQEKAAQQRVSELARANATLRRSLSWLTHEGDLSRFLKQVLLEIAATLQADLAYLYVLHPDRMLELIARVIDGELSEQGTPTEPEIFSAAFSVDITPAFRLMEEQNLFLTLDMVTMDPELQATMWPDCVEWHLREGRKQVAALVLKAGDCSVGFLGLGFREQRVFSQEECELVIALSNQVALAIQLTRLAEEAKQAAIAREQEKAAQEQAAKLAKANEELRQRDRLLEATATAADALLTVENFDDAVNTALRIIGESLDTDRVAVIENFAHPSDPSSIWWRILYEWDSAHTIRQITHPEAAQGSYEGIEEWYELFCQGQSFSCLLEEMPEPFRSVQAAVGIKSLHVVPIFVETKFWGVVGFDDCREAKRRNPSEFAVLKIAADCIGSAIQRKRIQQAREEAEHQVLLEREKAAQERAAELAKANDALQSTIDALAVVDDLDEFVPPVLKVVARCFGGQSCAFYDQPGGNWIFLRYWCLDGRVFLPHELEAIDPDKFALIRKLAAGVEVPSDYLGSAIRERNRASIVDHEQGTSVSAFDEFKREHGWEAELNIPLVVDGVAEGALVICRKATSPYTASEIVLAEALAKQLALALQLARLSERAKQAAIAREQEKAAQERAAELTKANEALQQRDCLLSVVAQITKDLLETEDVDTAIPAALRAVGEVANISRVSLILERQDPFSQKRQHCVAYEWVAEGCSAHASVGMSVMDNEKFQVLIQPLYAGRSIWRVVDDLPEVTRAQFELLEIKSTGVVPIFIEGHYLGCVGFDDCVNPRHWTQQEIDVLTAAADSIGAALHRKQLVERLIEERARAAEERSAELAKANEALKRSLNQLAEDSDLDSFLGHVLLEITQQAGASRGYVFLFNATANTLELHLSVNAGRVHLGAVADEPGLFQSPFSADITPAFSAMCQTRQIYQVNVHDFDGPAWPGTLEWHRRVGDDEAAALALMAGEQPVGMLGLAFEQKTALKPEELELIYALAHQAALAIQLTRLADRAKQAAQQATLQEERNRMAREIHDTLAQALTSIILQLEAANRIVQEQPQAAQTHIVRASKFARAGLAEARRSVRALRPGGLEDHNLTDALQRYLHQKTAGTQISAEFQVQGTPRPLPPDLESELLRIAQEATTNVLKHAEATRLDLELSFSGHEVRLCVRDNGKGLDLSLPRERDSFGLISMQERAERISGGLTIVSSPGEGTQVVVVVAV, from the coding sequence ATGCCTGAAGCACAAGCAACCAATGCTAATCAGGCAATGTCAACGGAGTCTGACTCAGGCGACCGGATAACAACAGAACTACGCTGTGCCCAGGCTGAAATTGAGACATTGCGGGCAGCGCTTGCCCAACAGCAGCAGATTGAGCAGTCACTACGGGGGCAGGTAAAAGCGGCTCAGGTTCAGGAGCGTCAGTTTGCCAAGGCCAATGAAGCGCTCCGCCGAACAGGCGACAGGTTGGCGCATGAATCGGATCTCAAGGCATTTCTGGGGTATGTGATTCTAGAGGCAGCTCAGCAACTGGGTGCCGCCGCTGGACATTTCACCGTCTTGCAGCCGGAGCGTAACACTCTCTCGACAGTGGCTACGGTTTTGGAAGGGCGGCTCGAAATTCAACCCTTTCCCCCAGAAGTCTCGGTGGACGCTAGCCCATTCTTTGAGATCTTGCTGCAGTCGCGACAACCCAGGTTCTTCAATCTGGTTGAGGAAGCACATCTATTCTGGCCTGGCACACTAGCCTTCCACCAAGAGCAGGGACACCAGAGCATTGTTGCCTTCGCCCTACGGCTCAACGAGCAACCTATCGGTCATATCGGTCTGGCGTTCCGAGAACAGGAACAGGTGGCCGAGCAGCAGATGGAACTGTTTCAATCTCTAGCGCAGCAGGCTACCCTAGCTATCCAGTTAACTCGGCTTGCGGAGGAAGCTAAGCAAGCTGCCATCCTCAAGAAACGAGAACGAGCGGCTCAAGAACGGGCAGCGGAACTGGCAAAAGCCAATAATGTCTTGAAACGTGCGGTTGGCAAGCTTTCCGAACAGCCGGAATTGCAGGCATTTCTAGGACATGTGCTAACCGAAGCCGCAGAGCAAATTGGAGCCTGTTCTAATGCTTTGTTCTCGTATGACAAAGCAACCCATACGCTTTCGATGAAAGCTATTTATCTGCATGGTCAGATCGTAGATATCGCCACTGATCCACGTTTAGAAACCTTTCGGGAAGTCATACCGGCAGACCTTAGCCCAAGTTGGAATGCAATTCAATCCGGTTGGATTGTGACACATGAGATGGCTGCGACTGATCCCAATAGCTTTCCGCAAGCGCCCTCGTTTCATCGAGAAATGGGGCACGAAACAGTGGTTGCTGTGCCGCTTGTAGTAGGTGGTCAGGTAATTGGGTTTATGGCTCCGTGTTTTAGAGAATGGCTAGAGCCGAACCCGGAGAAGATAGAACTGGTTCAAGCACTAGCTCATCAAGCCACGCTAGCACTAGAGCTTACTCGGTTAGCGGAGGAAGCAAAGCAGACTGCCCTGATTAAAGTGCAGGAAAAAGCGGCCCAGGATCGTGCGGCTGAATTAGAGCAGGTCAATACTCATCTCCCACAAGCCCTTGATCAGCTCGCTGAATCGGAAGAGCGCTATCGGACCCTGTTCGAATTAAGTAGCGAAGGATTCCATTACGCAAAATTGGATCCGCCATTCCCAGTCAACTTGCCAATCGAAGAACAATTTAAGTTGTTCTGTCAAAATCTTCGTCTTGAGGAAGTTAATTCTGCTTTTGCTGCAATGTACGGGGTTGAGAATCCTGAAGATTTAACCGGCCTGGAAATCGCCGATTTTCATGTGGAGGACTCAGAAAAGAACAGGAAGTTTATTCGAACTGTTCTGGAAAATAACTATCGTGTTCGCAATGTAGAAACGGAAGAAATTGATGCCCAAGGGCAGCAACGCTACTTCTTAAATAACATTGTCGCTAACATCAAGGATGGCTATGTTGTTGATGTCTGGGGCGCACAGATCGATGTCACTGAACTGCGCCGAACTCAACAAGCTCTCCTGCAGGCTGAGCAAGAGCGCACAGCAGAGTTAACCAAAGCTAAGGATGCACTCAAGCAGTCGCTGGATGTGCTGGCGAAGGAACCGGATTTAGACAAGTTTTTGGGGCATGTCCTGGGGGTGATTGCCAACCAATTCCAAGCCCCTATCACTGAATACTGGTATCACCCAGAGGGAGACATCGCCCACATTGGTCTGATGAGTCGGCAGGGGCAAACCCTTGACCGTGAAGAAATATCCCAGGTTTTCCCAACCCATCCAGGCTTGACGGGCTTCAGAGTGCCGCCTGAGCTAATGGGAGTTGAATCCCTGCAACAGCGCAAGGAATGTCTAATTTACGAAGATCACAGCACGAATTCCTTTACAAAACACTGCGAGTGGATCGCAGCAGTTGGTTTGTACAAAGAAATCAACGTTCCTATGGTGTTGGGGGATACTTGTATCGGCGCGTTGATTATTCGCCTTCCCCGTGAGCACCAAGTTACTGCCCAACAAATTGAGCTGGCTCAGGCATTAGTCCATCAAGCGAGCTTAGCGGTGCAACTCACCCGGCTAGCAGAAGAGGCCAAGCAAGCTGCCATTGCTCGAGAGCAGGAAAAAGCCGCTCAACAACGGGTCAGTGAATTAGCGAGAGCTAATGCAACCCTACGTCGTAGCCTCTCCTGGCTCACCCACGAGGGGGATTTGAGCCGCTTCTTGAAGCAAGTCCTGCTTGAAATTGCAGCTACCCTACAAGCTGATCTTGCTTACCTATATGTGCTGCACCCGGACCGGATGTTGGAGCTAATTGCTCGGGTCATTGACGGGGAGTTGAGCGAGCAGGGCACACCCACTGAGCCTGAAATTTTTTCTGCTGCCTTCTCGGTAGATATCACGCCTGCCTTTCGTCTGATGGAGGAGCAAAACCTCTTCTTAACTCTCGATATGGTCACCATGGATCCTGAATTACAAGCAACCATGTGGCCAGATTGCGTTGAGTGGCATCTGCGGGAGGGACGCAAACAAGTAGCCGCGCTGGTGCTCAAGGCAGGCGATTGCAGTGTTGGCTTCTTGGGGCTAGGCTTTCGTGAGCAACGAGTCTTTTCGCAGGAAGAATGCGAACTGGTCATTGCCTTGTCGAACCAAGTTGCGTTAGCTATTCAGCTCACCCGACTAGCAGAGGAAGCCAAGCAAGCTGCCATTGCCCGAGAACAGGAAAAGGCAGCTCAAGAACAGGCCGCGAAACTGGCAAAAGCGAATGAAGAATTGAGACAGCGCGATCGGCTCTTAGAGGCGACAGCGACAGCTGCGGATGCGTTATTAACGGTAGAAAACTTTGATGATGCAGTTAACACTGCGCTACGCATCATTGGGGAAAGCTTGGATACCGATCGCGTCGCAGTGATCGAGAATTTTGCTCATCCATCTGATCCATCCTCAATATGGTGGAGGATTTTGTACGAATGGGATTCCGCTCATACCATACGCCAAATTACTCACCCTGAGGCAGCCCAAGGGAGCTACGAAGGAATTGAAGAATGGTACGAACTTTTTTGTCAGGGACAGAGCTTCAGCTGTTTGCTTGAAGAAATGCCCGAGCCATTTCGCAGTGTGCAAGCCGCAGTTGGGATAAAATCACTTCACGTTGTTCCTATTTTTGTAGAAACCAAGTTTTGGGGAGTCGTTGGCTTTGACGACTGCCGTGAGGCAAAACGGCGAAATCCGTCTGAATTTGCCGTATTAAAAATCGCGGCAGATTGCATTGGCAGCGCCATCCAACGCAAACGGATCCAGCAGGCTCGGGAAGAAGCCGAGCATCAAGTCTTATTAGAACGGGAAAAAGCCGCTCAAGAACGTGCCGCAGAACTGGCGAAGGCAAATGATGCCTTGCAATCTACTATCGACGCTCTTGCCGTTGTTGATGACCTTGACGAGTTTGTGCCGCCGGTTCTGAAGGTGGTGGCACGCTGCTTTGGTGGGCAAAGCTGTGCCTTCTACGACCAGCCTGGTGGCAACTGGATTTTCCTGCGCTATTGGTGTCTTGATGGTCGGGTCTTCCTGCCTCACGAGTTAGAGGCCATCGATCCTGATAAGTTTGCGCTGATCCGAAAACTGGCTGCTGGGGTTGAAGTGCCTTCAGACTATTTGGGAAGTGCAATTCGAGAGCGCAACCGAGCCAGCATTGTAGATCACGAGCAAGGAACTTCAGTTTCAGCCTTTGATGAGTTTAAACGCGAACATGGCTGGGAAGCTGAACTGAACATCCCTCTGGTTGTAGATGGAGTTGCCGAAGGGGCCCTGGTGATCTGCCGTAAGGCAACGTCACCCTACACAGCGAGCGAGATTGTTTTAGCCGAGGCACTAGCCAAACAATTGGCCTTGGCCTTACAGTTGGCCCGTCTTTCTGAGCGGGCTAAACAAGCCGCAATTGCTCGGGAGCAAGAAAAAGCGGCCCAAGAACGGGCGGCAGAACTGACAAAAGCCAATGAGGCTTTGCAGCAACGGGATTGTCTACTTTCTGTTGTGGCTCAAATTACCAAAGACCTGCTGGAAACGGAGGATGTGGACACAGCCATTCCAGCAGCTCTCCGGGCAGTTGGAGAAGTTGCCAACATCAGTCGTGTGTCACTGATCCTTGAACGACAAGATCCGTTCAGCCAAAAACGACAACATTGTGTCGCCTATGAATGGGTTGCAGAAGGTTGCTCCGCTCATGCCTCCGTCGGTATGTCGGTGATGGACAACGAGAAGTTTCAGGTCTTGATCCAGCCCCTTTATGCCGGTCGCTCCATCTGGCGAGTTGTGGATGACTTGCCAGAGGTGACCCGAGCCCAATTTGAGTTGCTTGAAATTAAATCGACTGGCGTGGTTCCTATCTTTATTGAAGGACATTATCTCGGTTGTGTTGGCTTTGATGACTGTGTAAACCCTCGCCATTGGACTCAGCAAGAAATCGATGTGCTCACGGCTGCTGCCGACAGTATTGGGGCTGCTTTACACCGCAAACAGTTAGTTGAGCGACTCATTGAAGAACGTGCCAGAGCCGCTGAAGAACGTTCAGCAGAACTGGCAAAAGCAAACGAAGCCCTCAAGCGCAGTTTGAATCAGTTGGCAGAGGACTCCGATTTGGATTCGTTCCTCGGTCACGTCCTGCTCGAAATCACGCAGCAAGCTGGAGCCAGCCGAGGTTATGTCTTTCTCTTCAATGCCACTGCCAATACGCTCGAACTGCATCTATCGGTGAATGCTGGACGGGTTCATTTAGGCGCAGTTGCGGACGAGCCGGGCTTGTTCCAATCCCCATTTTCGGCAGATATTACCCCTGCCTTCAGTGCCATGTGCCAGACCCGACAGATCTACCAGGTCAATGTCCACGATTTTGACGGCCCGGCCTGGCCTGGCACGCTGGAGTGGCATCGTCGCGTGGGGGATGATGAGGCAGCGGCTCTGGCTCTGATGGCTGGCGAGCAGCCGGTTGGTATGCTTGGCCTCGCTTTTGAGCAGAAGACAGCGCTCAAGCCTGAAGAACTGGAACTGATCTATGCATTGGCCCACCAAGCAGCTCTAGCGATTCAATTGACGCGGCTGGCTGATAGGGCAAAACAGGCAGCCCAGCAAGCAACGCTGCAAGAAGAACGCAACCGCATGGCGCGTGAGATCCACGACACCCTAGCCCAAGCCCTAACCAGCATCATTCTGCAACTGGAGGCCGCCAATCGGATCGTGCAGGAGCAGCCTCAGGCAGCCCAGACTCATATTGTTCGGGCTAGCAAGTTTGCCCGTGCTGGCTTGGCTGAAGCCCGCCGCTCAGTCCGCGCCCTAAGGCCAGGAGGGCTAGAGGACCATAATCTCACCGATGCGCTTCAACGCTATCTTCACCAGAAAACCGCAGGTACACAAATCAGCGCTGAGTTTCAAGTTCAGGGCACCCCGCGTCCCTTGCCCCCTGATTTGGAAAGCGAGCTGTTGCGCATCGCTCAAGAGGCTACGACCAATGTTCTCAAACATGCTGAAGCCACCAGACTCGATTTGGAGTTGAGCTTTAGCGGCCACGAAGTCCGTCTTTGTGTTCGAGACAATGGTAAGGGGTTGGATCTCTCACTGCCCAGAGAGCGTGATTCCTTTGGGTTGATCAGTATGCAGGAGCGGGCCGAGCGAATCAGCGGAGGTTTGACTATCGTCAGTTCGCCAGGAGAGGGAACGCAAGTGGTGGTGGTGGTTGCGGTCTAG
- a CDS encoding aldo/keto reductase, producing the protein MQTKLLGNSDLQITSIGYGAWAIGGGDWAFGWGPQEDQDSITAIQRALDLGVNWIDTAAIYGLGHSEEIVGKALKERSQRPYIFTKCSMIWDEKREIGRSLKTDSIRRELEASLRRLQVEAIDLYQIHWPNPDSEIEEGWSTLAKFKEEGKVRHIGVSNFSVEQLRRAQAIAPVTSLQPPYSLVKPEIEQEILPYCQENNIGVIVYSPMQSGLLTGTMTPERVANLAEGDWRKGSSEFQEPRLSRNLKLVELLRQIGQSHERSPGEVAIAWTLRHPAVTAAIVGGRNAKQVEGIIGAAQFRLNEDELRQIDAFLHENP; encoded by the coding sequence ATGCAAACAAAACTGTTAGGAAACTCTGACCTTCAAATTACGTCAATTGGCTACGGAGCTTGGGCCATTGGTGGTGGCGATTGGGCATTCGGCTGGGGACCGCAGGAAGATCAAGACTCGATCACTGCGATCCAGCGAGCTTTGGATCTGGGGGTCAACTGGATTGATACAGCAGCCATCTACGGACTGGGACATTCTGAGGAAATTGTGGGGAAGGCGCTCAAAGAACGCTCACAGCGTCCCTATATTTTCACAAAATGCTCGATGATTTGGGACGAGAAGCGTGAAATTGGTCGCAGTTTGAAAACAGATTCTATACGACGAGAATTGGAAGCGAGTCTCCGACGGCTTCAGGTTGAGGCGATCGACTTGTACCAAATTCACTGGCCTAACCCCGACTCAGAAATTGAAGAAGGCTGGAGCACACTCGCAAAGTTTAAGGAAGAAGGCAAAGTCCGCCACATTGGGGTTTCAAATTTTAGCGTCGAGCAATTGCGCCGCGCTCAAGCTATTGCTCCGGTTACCTCTCTACAACCACCCTACTCGCTAGTTAAACCCGAAATAGAGCAAGAAATTTTACCCTATTGTCAAGAGAACAACATTGGGGTGATTGTTTATTCCCCGATGCAATCCGGATTACTCACAGGCACAATGACACCCGAACGAGTTGCCAATCTTGCGGAAGGCGATTGGCGCAAAGGCAGTTCTGAATTTCAAGAGCCGCGCCTGTCTCGTAACCTAAAGCTTGTTGAGCTGCTGCGGCAAATCGGACAATCGCATGAGCGCTCACCAGGAGAAGTTGCAATTGCCTGGACCTTACGCCATCCAGCAGTGACCGCTGCAATTGTAGGGGGGCGGAATGCCAAACAAGTTGAGGGTATCATTGGCGCCGCTCAATTCCGCCTGAATGAAGACGAGCTGCGGCAAATCGATGCATTTTTGCATGAGAATCCCTAG
- a CDS encoding SDR family NAD(P)-dependent oxidoreductase: protein MPLHLKREGRGSLIHISSVDARRAFPYHSTYASSKHAIDGFLEVLRLELLHEKRPINVTNVMPASINTPLFSKSRTKIGVKPQGLPPFYEPESVAEAILYVAEHPKREIVVGGAGKAFLLGQKLSPRLIDSLLLLLGFKLQKTKEPKSESDPDNLFEPISSEDRVKGDFTNQARQSYSTWLQTHPTAKWAQLPPLGSQLWRCLYHQAAFRGDGPAQGWLA from the coding sequence GTGCCATTACACCTGAAGCGCGAAGGTCGGGGATCTTTAATTCACATTTCTTCAGTCGATGCTAGACGAGCCTTTCCCTATCACAGTACCTATGCTTCCTCCAAGCACGCAATCGACGGGTTTCTAGAAGTTCTACGGCTTGAGTTGCTGCATGAGAAGCGGCCAATCAACGTCACCAATGTGATGCCTGCCTCAATTAACACGCCTCTGTTTAGCAAATCCCGTACCAAAATTGGGGTTAAGCCCCAGGGCTTGCCGCCATTTTATGAACCTGAGTCTGTTGCAGAGGCCATTCTCTACGTAGCAGAGCATCCAAAGCGCGAAATTGTGGTTGGTGGCGCGGGTAAGGCTTTTCTGCTCGGCCAGAAGCTCTCCCCCAGGCTTATCGATTCGCTCTTGCTGCTCCTCGGCTTTAAGTTGCAAAAGACCAAAGAGCCCAAGTCTGAGTCTGATCCAGATAATCTGTTCGAACCTATCTCCAGCGAGGACCGGGTAAAAGGAGATTTCACCAACCAGGCACGGCAAAGCTACTCTACCTGGTTGCAAACCCATCCCACCGCAAAGTGGGCGCAATTGCCGCCTTTGGGATCGCAGCTCTGGCGTTGCTTGTATCACCAGGCAGCCTTTAGAGGTGATGGCCCAGCACAGGGATGGCTCGCTTGA
- a CDS encoding cell wall metabolism sensor histidine kinase WalK: MFNQSRRNLARWFTLSMGSILVLFAGVIYQIEAQDKLKGIDRLLYDKTRVMAASVNYKVRQNQSQVDLSNVPLLGSGSHPLAEDLIYVRWYNVEGRLVRFFGASPPEQLNTSFGYLTIQSTDPVLGTGIWLRQATLPVAGRTGVLGYLQVATPLIETQNNLTQFQLVLTFAVPITLGLIGLTGWFLSGLAMQPIRQAYQQLQQFTADASHELRSPLSAILTNAQLGLFIAADDSRYHHPLGNIVDSAKSMGVLVNNLLLLARHQGRLAPESLKLLSLNALLKNLASQFATIAKSQNIKLNYEQPERQVELWADPDLLRQVVENLLDNACKYTSGSGTVLLRLIAQPGWAIIQVVDTGIGIPEADLPYIFNRFYQVDTERSQGSGGFGLGLAIVRQIVQAHGGQIHVTSTVGKGSTFQVELPLKPYQ, translated from the coding sequence GTGTTCAACCAAAGTCGTCGCAATCTGGCTCGTTGGTTCACCCTCTCAATGGGAAGCATCCTTGTGCTGTTTGCTGGGGTGATTTATCAGATTGAGGCGCAAGACAAATTAAAGGGGATTGACCGACTGCTCTATGACAAAACTAGAGTAATGGCCGCCAGTGTAAACTATAAGGTTCGCCAAAACCAGAGCCAGGTCGATCTGAGTAATGTTCCCTTGTTGGGTAGCGGATCTCATCCTCTTGCAGAAGATCTGATCTATGTGCGCTGGTATAACGTAGAAGGGCGGCTCGTCCGTTTTTTTGGGGCTTCTCCTCCAGAGCAGTTAAATACCTCCTTTGGTTATCTCACGATTCAATCAACAGATCCAGTTTTGGGAACAGGGATCTGGCTGCGCCAAGCTACATTACCTGTTGCAGGCAGAACTGGTGTGCTTGGCTATCTTCAGGTTGCGACGCCACTGATCGAAACCCAAAACAATCTCACTCAGTTTCAGCTTGTGCTAACTTTTGCTGTTCCGATCACGCTGGGCCTGATTGGACTCACAGGTTGGTTTCTCAGTGGACTTGCAATGCAGCCTATTCGACAAGCTTATCAACAGCTTCAACAGTTTACAGCAGACGCCTCCCATGAATTGCGATCGCCCCTCTCTGCTATCCTCACCAATGCCCAGCTTGGTTTATTCATCGCAGCCGATGACTCGCGCTACCACCACCCCTTGGGAAATATTGTGGATAGCGCTAAGTCTATGGGAGTTTTGGTTAACAATTTGCTCTTGTTAGCTCGCCATCAGGGACGGCTTGCACCTGAATCGCTAAAATTACTCAGTCTCAACGCTCTACTGAAAAATTTAGCAAGCCAGTTTGCCACAATAGCAAAATCTCAAAATATCAAACTGAATTACGAACAACCCGAGCGACAAGTTGAGTTGTGGGCTGATCCTGATTTGCTAAGGCAAGTAGTCGAAAACTTACTCGACAACGCCTGTAAATACACTTCTGGCAGCGGAACTGTACTGTTGCGACTAATTGCCCAGCCTGGATGGGCAATTATTCAGGTGGTCGACACGGGAATCGGGATTCCAGAAGCAGACTTACCCTATATCTTCAATCGCTTCTACCAGGTAGACACCGAGCGTTCGCAGGGGAGCGGTGGCTTTGGGTTAGGGTTAGCAATTGTTCGCCAGATTGTTCAAGCACATGGTGGACAAATTCATGTGACGAGTACAGTCGGCAAAGGCTCAACCTTCCAGGTTGAACTGCCTCTTAAGCCCTATCAATAA
- the rppA gene encoding two-component system response regulator RppA, giving the protein MRVLLVEDDPKQLMPLQTVLSQAGHSVDGVKDGETAQWLLSEKEYDLLILDWMLPRVSGINLCRQYRSAGKTAPVLMITARDTTPEKVSGLDAGADDYLVKPIDLVEFMARVRALSRRSPLWQGDTLRLEDLHLHLDALTIERQGTVVSLSSREFQLLEYLMRHPRQVLTRNQIEQAVWEWGTEPESNAITVLVRKLRQRLQAVGAANWIESIYGMGYRLISPEQQCPKKQ; this is encoded by the coding sequence ATGAGAGTTTTGCTGGTAGAAGATGATCCCAAACAACTGATGCCGCTGCAAACGGTGCTGTCTCAGGCGGGGCATAGCGTAGATGGTGTAAAAGATGGAGAGACAGCTCAATGGCTTTTATCGGAAAAAGAATACGACTTGTTGATTTTGGACTGGATGTTGCCGCGAGTCAGCGGCATAAATCTGTGCCGTCAGTATAGATCAGCGGGAAAAACAGCTCCGGTCTTGATGATCACAGCAAGAGATACCACACCTGAAAAAGTGAGTGGGCTAGATGCGGGTGCAGATGACTATCTGGTGAAACCTATTGACTTGGTTGAATTCATGGCACGAGTGCGGGCATTAAGCCGGCGCTCGCCCCTTTGGCAAGGTGACACGCTCCGGCTTGAGGATCTGCACCTTCACCTTGACGCTCTCACCATAGAACGGCAGGGTACGGTGGTTTCCCTTTCCAGTCGAGAGTTCCAGTTGTTGGAGTATCTCATGCGCCATCCTCGACAGGTTTTGACGCGCAATCAGATAGAACAAGCTGTGTGGGAATGGGGAACTGAACCAGAAAGCAATGCAATCACCGTTCTGGTTCGCAAACTTCGCCAACGCTTGCAGGCTGTAGGGGCTGCTAATTGGATTGAGAGCATTTATGGTATGGGCTACCGCCTAATTTCTCCCGAACAGCAATGCCCCAAAAAACAGTGA